A window of Cryptomeria japonica chromosome 3, Sugi_1.0, whole genome shotgun sequence contains these coding sequences:
- the LOC131046029 gene encoding pentatricopeptide repeat-containing protein At3g12770 yields MPTFHLRCNKSLHSLFKYRTIHMNSSLYRSLNSPSTPAFYKLQHSNIEDYYYSALHRCKTIKQLLGIHAQVNKIGVNQRISVAIKLVNKYAEYRNVENARLVFDRMSGNNACQVFEKMSEHNILLWNAMLAGYASHGLSEETITLYYQMQIEGMSPDEFTFSIVLKVCASPLVLQEGKKIHSHIVKKMGLESGVVVATGLVDMYVKCGSIEDAQQVFDKMPERNVVSWTAMLRGYVQNGQGIEALKMFNQMQLGEEIPNSFTTVNVLAACGQLGYLHQGKWIHAYVIRSGFESDCFIGPALINMYANCNSIFDGCQMFDKISKRDVFSWTSIIGACAQNGYAHEALANFKDMQLQSINPNSVTLLSVIMACTNIGNLTYGRCVHGYVLRRGFQADESVGNSVLTMYAKCHTIEVASTLFQKMARRNVVSWNAMITGYTQIGYHNDALTIFHQMVELENMKPDQVTVVSALSSCSHLGALQKGKWIHEYIIRSGFAIDVFIGAALIDMYAKCGSIDIAHQVFQKMCKKNVVVWSALIAGYGMHGHGHSALALFAEMKQLGTKPNHATFISILSACSHAGLVEEGWYCFHSMQQDYCIAPMMKHYACMVDLLGRAGHLDEAQDFIKRMPLEPDSSIWGALLAACKIHSNIVLGQHVAGHLLNLNPEDPGYYVLLSNIYAAAGKWENVERVRSLMKDSGLKKTPGCSVIEVKNNIHSFLTGDRSHPQSKKIYATLQSLAGQMEDLGYVPDTNVVLHDVDEEMKEHLLLYHSEKLAIAFGLISTCAGASIQIRKNLRVCSDCHTATKFISRIVRREIIVRDANRFHHFKDGLCSCGDYW; encoded by the coding sequence ATGCCAACATTCCATCTTCGTTGCAATAAGTCGCTGCATTCTTTGTTTAAATACAGAACCATTCACATGAATAGTAGCTTATATCGTAGTCTTAATTCACCATCAACGCCAGCTTTTTATAAACTACAACACAGCAATATTGAAGATTATTATTATTCTGCGTTGCACAGATGTAAAACAATCAAGCAGCTCCTGGGAATCCATGCACAAGTGAACAAAATTGGCGTTAACCAGCGAATTTCTGTAGCTATCAAGCTTGTCAATAAGTATGCCGAATACCGCAATGTGGAGAATGCACGACTGGTATTTGACAGAATGTCTGGAAACAATGCATGTCAAGTGTTTGAAAAAATGTCCGAACATAATATTCTTCTATGGAATGCAATGCTTGCAGGTTATGCCTCTCATGGTCTATCAGAAGAAACTATCACACTCTATTACCAAATGCAAATTGAAGGCATGTCACCAGACGAGTTCACATTTTCGATTGTGCTCAAGGTGTGTGCCAGCCCATTGGTTTTGCAAGAGGGAAAGAAAATTCATAGTCATATAGTAAAGAAAATGGGATTGGAGTCTGGAGTAGTTGTTGCAACTGGGCTTGTAGATATGTATGTTAAATGTGGAAGTATCGAGGATGCGCAGCAGGTGTTCGACAAGATGCCTGAGAGAAATGTAGTCTCGTGGACTGCCATGCTCAGAGggtatgtgcagaacgggcaaggCATAGAAGCCTTGAAGATGTTTAATCAGATGCAACTGGGAGAAGAAATCCCCAATTCTTTCACCACGGTGAATGTGCTCGCTGCATGCGGCCAGTTAGGATATCTGCATCAAGGTAAGTGGATACATGCTTATGTAATTAGAAGTGGATTTGAGTCGGATTGTTTTATTGGCCCAGCATTAATAAATATGTATGcaaattgcaattcaatttttGATGGATGTCAAATGTTTGACAAAATCTCGAAAAGGGATGTATTTTCCTGGACTTCAATTATTGGTGCTTGTGCGCAGAATGGTTACGCACATGAGGCATTGGCAAATTTCAAGGACATGCAGTTGCAAAGCATTAATCCCAATTCAGTTACCCTCTTGAGCGTGATTATGGCTTGTACAAATATAGGAAATCTGACATACGGGAGGTGTGTCCATGGTTATGTACTTAGACGTGGATTTCAGGCAGATGAATCTGTGGGGAATTCTGTTTTGACTATGTATGCCAAGTGCCATACTATAGAAGTAGCATCTACATTGTTTCAGAAAATGGCTAGAAGAAATGtagtctcatggaatgcaatgattactGGGTATACCCAAATTGGATATCATAATGATGCATTGACAATTTTTCATCAAATGGTGGAACTTGAAAATATGAAACCTGACCAAGTTACCGTTGTGAGTGCGCTCTCGTCGTGTTCTCATTTAGGCGCTCTGCAAAAAGGCAAATGGATTCATGAGTACATAATTAGAAGTGGATTTGCAATAGATGTCTTTATTGGAGCAGCCCTTATAGATATGTATGCCAAATGTGGCAGTATAGACATTGCTCACCAAGTTTTTCAAAAAATGTGCAAAAAAAATGTTGTGGTGTGGAGTGCATTGATTGCAGGGTATGGAATGCATGGGCACGGCCATAGTGCCCTTGCTCTTTTTGCGGAAATGAAGCAGCTTGGTACAAAACCAAATCATGCCACCTTCATTTCTATTTTGTCCGCTTGCAGTCATGCAGGTCTGGTAGAAGAGGGCTGGTACTGTTTTCATTCTATGCAGCAAGATTATTGCATTGCACCCATGATGAAGCATTATGCAtgcatggttgaccttcttggcCGTGCTGGCCATTTGGATGAAGCACAAGACTTCATCAAAAGAATGCCATTAGAGCCTGATTCTTCAATTTGGGGAGCCTTGCTTGCTGCCTGCAAAATTCACTCTAATATTGTGCTCGGACAACATGTGGCTGGACATCTATTGAACTTGAACCCTGAAGATCCTGGCTACTATGTACTACTGTCAAACATCTACGCCGCAGCTGGAAAATGGGAGAATGTGGAAAGGGTAAGGTCGTTGATGAAAGATAGTGGGTTGAAAAAGACGCCAGGGTGCAGCGTGATTGAAGTTAAAAACAACATTCATTCATTCCTTACAGGAGACAGATCACATCCTCAATCTAAgaaaatatatgcaactttacaaAGCTTAGCTGGGCAAATGGAGGATCTAGGATATGTGCCAGACACAAATGTTGTGTTGCATGATGTTGACGAGGAAATGAAGGAGCACTTGCTTTTATATCACAGCGAGAAGTTAGCTATTGCTTTTGGTCTTATCAGCACATGCGCCGGAGCTTCTATTCAGATCAGAAAAAACCTCCGTGTCTGTAGTGACTGCCATACTGCTACAAAGTTTATTTCCAGAATTGTCAGGCGAGAAATTATAGTGAGGGACGCAAATCGCTTTCATCATTTTAAAGATGGATTATGCTCTTGCGGAGATTACTGGTGA